One window of Brachionichthys hirsutus isolate HB-005 chromosome 21, CSIRO-AGI_Bhir_v1, whole genome shotgun sequence genomic DNA carries:
- the LOC137909771 gene encoding very long chain fatty acid elongase 6-like, producing the protein MNASYELVGFEFERRFDESRALAWMQENWSKSFMFCGLYAALVFGGQHFMRARPKLNLRRPLALWSLGLAVFSIIGAMRTGVYMLHILTNGGFRESVCDVSFYRAPVSKFWAYAFVVSKAPELGDTMFIILRKQRLIFLHWYHHITVLLYSWYSYKDQVAGGGWFMTMNYTVHSLMYTYYAARAAGLKVPRPCAMIVTASQILQMAMGLAVLGLVFRWMHEEGCPSNADNVAWGAAMYLSYLILFALFFYDSYLKGPSGPKGSKAE; encoded by the exons ATGAACGCGAGTTACGAACTCGTCGGGTTCGAGTTCGAGCGGCGATTCGACGAAAGCCGAGCTCTGGCGTGGATGCAGGAGAACTG gagcaagTCATTCATGTTTTGCGGCCTGTATGCTGCACTCGTGTTCGGCGGCCAGCACTTCATGAGAGCCAGGCCGAAGCTGAACCTGCGCCGGCCGTTGGCGCTGTGGTCGCTCGGCCTGGCCGTCTTCAG CATCATCGGCGCGATGCGGACTGGCGTCTACATGCTGCACATCCTCACAAACGGCGGCTTCCGAGAGTcggtctgtgacgtcagcttcTACCGCGCCCCCGTCTCCAAATTCTGGGCCTACGCCTTCGTAGTCAGCAAGGCCCCCGAGCTgg GCGACACCATGTTCATCATCCTCCGGAAGCAGCGCCTCATCTTCCTGCACTGGTACCACCACATCACCGTGCTGCTCTACTCCTGGTACTCCTACAAGGACCAGGTGGCGGGCGGCGGCTGGTTCATGACCATGAACTACACCGTGCACTCGCTCATGTACACGTACTACGCCGCCCGGGCGGCCGGCCTGAAGGTGCCCCGTCCCTGCGCCATGATCGTCACGGCCTCCCAGATCCTGCAGATGGCGATGGGCCTGGCCGTGCTGGGGCTGGTGTTCCGCTGGATGCACGAGGAGGGTTGTCCGTCCAACGCGGACAACGTGGCGTGGGGCGCCGCCATGTACCTCAGCTACCTGATCCTTTTTGCCTTGTTCTTCTACGACAGCTACCTCAAGGGCCCGTCGGGGCCCAAAGGCTCCAAGGCAGAGTAG
- the LOC137909769 gene encoding transmembrane protein 150A-like, whose amino-acid sequence MSLWMILPVSLPVFTITGIWVVYAMALYNQHVCPVHNWLYNASCEVQLPVQRGPVLCCTLDNVPLISKCGTLPPESCFFSLICSTGSFMVMLIALFRYAHVIEKHQNCVLNTAGLATAWICAAGLIMVGNFQVDFAKVLHYVGAGVAFPSSMLFVCLQSALTYRLAKTPEEYRMGHLRVGMALLALIALVLSGVFFAQESFTLQHTSAIFEWIYCMLIMLFYGTFAFELGGMSGDTIVVLSRGGMVQSFSNSGIKTEAGASNRHPSESFSML is encoded by the exons ATGTCTCTGTGGATGATCCTTCCCGTCAGCCTCCCTGTTTTCACCATCACTGGCATCTGGGTTGT GTATGCGATGGCCCTCTACAACCAGCATGTCTGTCCCGTGCATAACTg GCTTTATAATGCGTCGTGTGAGGTGCAGCTTCCGGTACAGAGGGGCCCGGTTCTGTGCTGCACGCTGGACAACGTGCCTCTCATCAG CAAATGTGGAACCCTCCCGCCTGAAAGCTGCTTTTTCAGTCTCATATGCAGCACCGGCTCCTTTATGG TGATGCTGATCGCCCTGTTCCGTTACGCCCACGTCATAGAGAAGCACCAGAACTGTGTCCTCAACACGGCCGGCCTCGCCACCGCCTGGATCTGCGCCGCTGGCCTCATCATGGTGGGAAACTTCCAG GTGGATTTTGCCAAAGTGCTCCATTACGTCGGTGCTGGGGTGGCCTTCCCTTCCAgcatgctgtttgtgtgtctccagTCGGCTCTGACTTACAGACTGGCAAAGACTCCGGAGGAGTACCGAATGGGTCACCTGCGTGTTGGGATGGCGCTGCTGGCGCTGATCGCCCTGGTGCTCA GCGGCGTTTTCTTTGCTCAGGAGAGCTTCACCCTGCAGCACACCTCCGCCATCTTTGAGTGGATCTACTGCATGCTCATCATGCTCTTCTACGGGACGTTTGCCTTTGAGCTGGGGGGCATGTCGGGGGACACCATCGTGGTCCTGTCCAGAGGAGGAATGGTGCAGAGCTTCTCCAACTCTGGAATCAAGACGGAGGCGGGCGCCTCCAACCGCCACCCGTCAGAGAGCTTCTCCATGCTGTAA
- the LOC137910409 gene encoding microtubule-associated protein tau-like, with protein MKKIQTATCSPKRPPTVTKGNETHASSRNGHSSIPIKTSSTGPRQPGSFGAKSQTPGAKSSVRTDAQSGQSSPGTPKSPTSQALSAKAAAEANKVKKVAVVRSTPKSPGSLKGRPPAPLAAAAALMPDLKNVKSKIGSTDNMKHQPGGGKVQILDKKLELSNVHSRCGSKDNIKHTPGGGKVQILDKKLDLSSVQSRCGSKDNLKHVPGGGNVQIVHKKVDLSSVMSKCGSKDNIRHKPGGGNIEIKNEKVEFKVRSKVGSLGNVGHVPGGGQRKIESHKLSFRETAKARTDHGAEIVSLEDDPHQLSTVSSSGSINMADSPQLSTLADQVSASLAQQGL; from the exons atgaAAAAGATTCAAACTGCCACCTGTTCCCCTAAAAGACCACCCACAGTCACCAAGGGCAACGAAACACATGCTTCCTCCCGAAACGGCCACAGCTCCATCCCCATTAAAACCAGCAGCACTGGGCCGAGGCAGCCCGGA AGTTTTGGTGCCAAGTCTCAAACACCTGGAGCCAAAAGTTCTGTCAGAACAG ATGCCCAGAGCGGACAGAGCAGCCCTGGTACTCCGAAGTCTCCCACCAGCCAGGCCCTTTCTGCCAAGGCGGCAGCCGAGGCCAACAAAGTGAAGAAGGTGGCCGTGGTGCGTTCCACTCCCAAATCTCCGGGCTCGCTGAAGGGCCGCCCGCCGGCGCCTTTGGCTGCAGCGGCGGCACTCATGCCGGACCTGAAGAATGTCAAGTCCAAGATTGGCTCCACAGACAACATGAAGCACCAGCCTGGAGGAGGAAAG GTCCAGATCCTGGACAAGAAGCTGGAGCTCAGCAACGTTCATTCTCGCTGTGGTTCTAAAGACAACATTAAGCACACGCCTGGCGGAGGCAAG GTACAAATTCTTGACAAGAAGTTGGACTTAAGCAGTGTACAGTCCCGCTGCGGCTCCAAagataatctaaaacatgtaCCCGGCGGTGGCAAT GTTCAGATTGTGCACAAAAAAGTCGATTTGAGCAGCGTGATGTCCAAATGCGGATCGAAAGACAACATCCGCCACAAGCCAG GTGGTGGAAATATTGAGATTAAAAATGAGAAGGTGGAGTTCAAAGTCAGGTCCAAGGTCGGCTCCCTGGGCAACGTTGGCCACGTTCCTGGAGGCGGCCAGAGAAAG ATTGAGAGCCACAAACTGAGCTTCCGCGAGACAGCCAAGGCCCGCACTGACCACGGCGCCGAGATCGTCTCCTTGGAAGACGACCCCCACCAGCTCAGCACCGTGTCCTCCTCCGGCAGCATCAACATGGCCGACTCTCCACAGCTCTCCACGCTGGCCGACCAGGTCTCCGCCTCCCTGGCGCAACAGGGCTTGTga